The following proteins are encoded in a genomic region of Ostrea edulis chromosome 7, xbOstEdul1.1, whole genome shotgun sequence:
- the LOC125656941 gene encoding uncharacterized protein LOC125656941 gives MKSMVILFMVVKTASCVRFSEYICDEICFPDSAALTSSQSSLQCARQCLGNDNCRQFLYHNHQESCLINGELCCTGWKLYYTGSQVPEFNKSSVLSIATPANYLHPYYSLTSYGITGSDRTFLIVDVKGCGDAHIGLSKIEMDSSNPIASYEIVIGGSNNTWTYVRKNGDHEAGGHDAIDCENYVTFWVTWDNDVIRIGRGSELRSNEILSWSDPDSALDVKYIGLGTYALDIEWRIYL, from the exons ATGAAGTCGATGGTAATTCTTTTTATGGTTGTAAAAACTGCTAGTTGTGTGCGGTTTTCGGAATACATTTGTGACGAAATTTGTTTTCCCGACAGCGCAGCCTTAACAAGCTCTCAATCGTCTCTTCAATGTGCAAGACAGTGCTTGGGAAATGATAACTGTCGCCAGTTTCTGTATCACAACCATCAAGAATCGTGTCTTATTAACGGGGAGTTGTGTTGTACAGGATggaaattgtattacacag gAAGTCAAGTGCCTGAATTCAACAAATCCTCTGTTCTCAGTATTGCAACCCCCGCCAACTACCTCCATCCGTACTACAGCTTAACAAGTTACGGTATCACCGGAAGCGATAGAACTTTCCTGATTGTGGATGTCAAGGGTTGCGGGGACGCACATATAGGTTTATCCAAGATAGAGATGGATTCTTCTAACCCCATAGCTTCTTATGAAATTGTTATCGGCGGATCCAATAATACATGGACATATGTGAGGAAGAACGGAGATCATGAAGCTGGTGGACATGACGCCATTGATTGTGAAAATTACGTCACTTTCTGGGTCACGTGGGATAATGATGTCATCAGGATAGGTCGCGGAAGTGAATTAAGGTCGAATGAGATCCTTTCTTGGTCGGACCCTGATTCTGCGTTAGATGTTAAATATATCGGACTGGGAACGTATGCCCTTGATATTGAATGGCGTATCTATCTATAG